One window from the genome of Hoplias malabaricus isolate fHopMal1 chromosome X2, fHopMal1.hap1, whole genome shotgun sequence encodes:
- the LOC136676498 gene encoding E3 ubiquitin-protein ligase DTX3L-like isoform X1, with amino-acid sequence MMLPISNLTSLSFQIFSDVTLNIDPQTFVEPEKMRKELKKMGVSEHQARDSTVVVKGSFKMVEDVYTNLSRLERRKSKSGGHKERIHENHRISPRLLSAPGSPVTPVEPVEIDAAVMHFIEEKHSAELQKIRQTGVGMKLCGKYMTFPAGHTNQEEVQAQFARERFITLYQKIATSLRSQDYPLTSRQKQTVSTHCPELLLKDEGKRAVTLTGSYLHLQRFERLFYRPSKRSSQKQNSHMDDVPAAVSSPASSPPSRTQPKDKEEICCICLETLVKSKSKTLEKCKHSFCRDCLKRAFEVKPVCPTCGVLYGAVTGTQPEGGTMSTARESLGLPGYERYGTIVIRYYIPSGTQKEEHPSPGQPYQGASRVAYLPDSTEGNKVLKLLTQAFDQRLIFTIGSSSTTGRSNVVTWNDIHHKTSRSGGPTAYGYPDSDYLKRVQQELKDKGIY; translated from the exons ATGATGTTGCCCATTTCCAACTTAACTTCTCTCTCATTTCAGATCTTCTCTGATGTGACGCTTAATATTGATCCGCAAACTTTTGTGGAGccggagaaaatgagaaaagagcTGAAAAAGATGGGCGTAAGTGAGCACCAAGCCAGAGACTCCACTGTAGTGGTCAAAGGATCTTTTAAAATGGTTGAGGACGTTTACACAAACTTGTCACGGTTGGAGAGGAGGAAGTCTAAAAGTGGAGGACACAAGGAGAGAATCCATGAGAATCACCGCATCTCCCCAAGGTTACTGTCAGCTCCCGGGTCACCAGTAACTCCAGTGGAACCTGTGGAGATCGATGCTGCTGTGATGCACTTCATTGAAGAGAAACACTCTGCAGAGCTGCAGAAAATACGACAGACCGGGGTTGGTATGAAGCTGTGTGGAAAATACATGACATTTCCTGCAGGCCACACCAACCAGGAGGAGGTCCAGGCTCAGTTCGCCAGAGAGCGCTTTATTACGCTCTACCAGAAGATCGCCACGAGTCTGCGAAGCCAGGACTATCCCTTAACCTCCCGCCAAAAGCAGACGGTGTCCACACACTGCCCAGAGCTGCTGCTAAAGGACGAAGGTAAACGTGCAGTAACACTGACCGGGAGCTACCTTCATCTCCAAAGGTTCGAGCGATTATTTTACAGACCTTCTAAACGATCTTCTCAAAAACAGAACAGTCACATGGACGACGTCCCGGCCGCAGTGTCCAGCCCGGCCTCGTCTCCCCCATCGCGAACTCAGCCGAAGGACAAAGAGGAGATCTGCTGTATTTGTTTGGAAACGCTGGTGAAGTCCAAGAGTAAGACCCTGGAGAAATGTAAGCACTCCTTCTGCAGAGACTGTCTAAAGAGGGCGTTCGAAGTTAAACCCGTGTGTCCCACGTGTGGAGTGTTATATGGCGCTGTGACCGGGACACAACCTGAAGGTGGAACGATGTCGACCGCCAGGGAATCGTTGGGTTTGCCGGGGTATGAGCGCTACGGGACGATCGTTATTCGTTATTACATTCCGAGCGGGACACAGAAG GAGGAGCACCCGAGTCCCGGCCAGCCGTATCAGGGGGCGTCTCGCGTGGCTTACCTTCCAGACTCCACCGAGGGGAACAAAGTTCTTAAACTCCTCACACAAGCCTTTGATCAAAGGCTGATCTTCACCATCGGGAGCTCGTCCACCACCGGCCGGAGCAACGTGGTCACCTGGAACGACATCCATCACAAAACATCTCGAAGTGGAGGACCTACTGC CTACGGTTACCCTGATTCGGACTATCTCAAACGGGTGCAACAGGAGCTGAAGGACAAAGGGATCTACTGA
- the LOC136676498 gene encoding E3 ubiquitin-protein ligase DTX3L-like isoform X2, which yields MAGSHLPEIFSDVTLNIDPQTFVEPEKMRKELKKMGVSEHQARDSTVVVKGSFKMVEDVYTNLSRLERRKSKSGGHKERIHENHRISPRLLSAPGSPVTPVEPVEIDAAVMHFIEEKHSAELQKIRQTGVGMKLCGKYMTFPAGHTNQEEVQAQFARERFITLYQKIATSLRSQDYPLTSRQKQTVSTHCPELLLKDEGKRAVTLTGSYLHLQRFERLFYRPSKRSSQKQNSHMDDVPAAVSSPASSPPSRTQPKDKEEICCICLETLVKSKSKTLEKCKHSFCRDCLKRAFEVKPVCPTCGVLYGAVTGTQPEGGTMSTARESLGLPGYERYGTIVIRYYIPSGTQKEEHPSPGQPYQGASRVAYLPDSTEGNKVLKLLTQAFDQRLIFTIGSSSTTGRSNVVTWNDIHHKTSRSGGPTAYGYPDSDYLKRVQQELKDKGIY from the exons ATGGCGGGATCACATCTACCAGAG ATCTTCTCTGATGTGACGCTTAATATTGATCCGCAAACTTTTGTGGAGccggagaaaatgagaaaagagcTGAAAAAGATGGGCGTAAGTGAGCACCAAGCCAGAGACTCCACTGTAGTGGTCAAAGGATCTTTTAAAATGGTTGAGGACGTTTACACAAACTTGTCACGGTTGGAGAGGAGGAAGTCTAAAAGTGGAGGACACAAGGAGAGAATCCATGAGAATCACCGCATCTCCCCAAGGTTACTGTCAGCTCCCGGGTCACCAGTAACTCCAGTGGAACCTGTGGAGATCGATGCTGCTGTGATGCACTTCATTGAAGAGAAACACTCTGCAGAGCTGCAGAAAATACGACAGACCGGGGTTGGTATGAAGCTGTGTGGAAAATACATGACATTTCCTGCAGGCCACACCAACCAGGAGGAGGTCCAGGCTCAGTTCGCCAGAGAGCGCTTTATTACGCTCTACCAGAAGATCGCCACGAGTCTGCGAAGCCAGGACTATCCCTTAACCTCCCGCCAAAAGCAGACGGTGTCCACACACTGCCCAGAGCTGCTGCTAAAGGACGAAGGTAAACGTGCAGTAACACTGACCGGGAGCTACCTTCATCTCCAAAGGTTCGAGCGATTATTTTACAGACCTTCTAAACGATCTTCTCAAAAACAGAACAGTCACATGGACGACGTCCCGGCCGCAGTGTCCAGCCCGGCCTCGTCTCCCCCATCGCGAACTCAGCCGAAGGACAAAGAGGAGATCTGCTGTATTTGTTTGGAAACGCTGGTGAAGTCCAAGAGTAAGACCCTGGAGAAATGTAAGCACTCCTTCTGCAGAGACTGTCTAAAGAGGGCGTTCGAAGTTAAACCCGTGTGTCCCACGTGTGGAGTGTTATATGGCGCTGTGACCGGGACACAACCTGAAGGTGGAACGATGTCGACCGCCAGGGAATCGTTGGGTTTGCCGGGGTATGAGCGCTACGGGACGATCGTTATTCGTTATTACATTCCGAGCGGGACACAGAAG GAGGAGCACCCGAGTCCCGGCCAGCCGTATCAGGGGGCGTCTCGCGTGGCTTACCTTCCAGACTCCACCGAGGGGAACAAAGTTCTTAAACTCCTCACACAAGCCTTTGATCAAAGGCTGATCTTCACCATCGGGAGCTCGTCCACCACCGGCCGGAGCAACGTGGTCACCTGGAACGACATCCATCACAAAACATCTCGAAGTGGAGGACCTACTGC CTACGGTTACCCTGATTCGGACTATCTCAAACGGGTGCAACAGGAGCTGAAGGACAAAGGGATCTACTGA